A region of Arabidopsis thaliana chromosome 5, partial sequence DNA encodes the following proteins:
- the EMB1006 gene encoding Pentatricopeptide repeat (PPR) superfamily protein (embryo defective 1006 (EMB1006); INVOLVED IN: embryo development ending in seed dormancy; LOCATED IN: chloroplast; EXPRESSED IN: 22 plant structures; EXPRESSED DURING: 13 growth stages; CONTAINS InterPro DOMAIN/s: Pentatricopeptide repeat (InterPro:IPR002885); BEST Arabidopsis thaliana protein match is: Pentatricopeptide repeat (PPR) superfamily protein (TAIR:AT5G02860.1); Has 1807 Blast hits to 1807 proteins in 277 species: Archae - 0; Bacteria - 0; Metazoa - 736; Fungi - 347; Plants - 385; Viruses - 0; Other Eukaryotes - 339 (source: NCBI BLink).), whose translation MSMASSSLATQSFFSSFPLSHRLHFPVPYLLLRSSFFRKPLSLSATSPSSSSSSPSIFLSCFDDALPDKIQQPENSTINSEESECEEEDDEEGDDFTDPILKFFKSRTLTSESTADPARESKFSLQKNRRTSWHLAPDFADPETEIESKPEESVFVTNQQTLGVHIPFESGVAREILELAKNLKENQTLGEMLSGFERRVSDTECVEALVMMGESGFVKSCLYFYEWMSLQEPSLASPRACSVLFTLLGRERMADYILLLLSNLPDKEEFRDVRLYNAAISGLSASQRYDDAWEVYEAMDKINVYPDNVTCAILITTLRKAGRSAKEVWEIFEKMSEKGVKWSQDVFGGLVKSFCDEGLKEEALVIQTEMEKKGIRSNTIVYNTLMDAYNKSNHIEEVEGLFTEMRDKGLKPSAATYNILMDAYARRMQPDIVETLLREMEDLGLEPNVKSYTCLISAYGRTKKMSDMAADAFLRMKKVGLKPSSHSYTALIHAYSVSGWHEKAYASFEEMCKEGIKPSVETYTSVLDAFRRSGDTGKLMEIWKLMLREKIKGTRITYNTLLDGFAKQGLYIEARDVVSEFSKMGLQPSVMTYNMLMNAYARGGQDAKLPQLLKEMAALNLKPDSITYSTMIYAFVRVRDFKRAFFYHKMMVKSGQVPDPRSYEKLRAILEDKAKTKNRKDKTAILGIINSKFGRVKAKTKGKKDEFWKYKTNRTTSPGRHRS comes from the exons ATGTCCATggcgtcttcttctcttgcgACCcaatcctttttttcttcctttcctCTATCTCACCGACTTCACTTCCCTGTaccttatcttcttcttcgttcttctttctttcgaAAACCACTTAGTCTCTCTGCTACTTCCccttcgtcatcttcttcttctccttccatTTTCCTCTCCTGCTTCGATGACGCTTTGCCAGATAAGATCCAACAACCAGAAAATTCGACAATCAATAGCGAAGAAAGtgaatgtgaagaagaagatgatgaagaaggagatgatttCACAGACCCAATTCTTAAATTCTTCAAGTCACGAACTTTAACATCAGAATCAACTGCAGACCCAGCTCGAGAATCCAAATTCTCCCTCCAGAAGAATCGTCGAACTTCCTGGCATTTAGCTCCAGACTTCGCTGACCCCGAAACTGAAATCGAGTCTAAGCCTGAGGAATCCGTCTTTGTGACAAACCAACAAACACTTGGTGTGCATATTCCATTCGAAAGTGGCGTCGCTAGGGAAATCTTGGAACTTGCTAAGAATTTGAAAGAGAATCAAACTTTGGGAGAGATGTTATCAGGTTTCGAAAGAAGGGTTAGTGATACAGAGTGTGTAGAGGCATTAGTGATGATGGGTGAATCTGGTTTTGTGAAGAGTTGTCTATATTTCTATGAGTGGATGAGTTTACAAGAACCTTCCCTTGCTTCGCCTCGTGCTTGCTCTGTGTTGTTTACATTGCTCGGTAGAGAAAGAATGGCTGATTACATTCTGCTTCTGCTAAGTAATTTACCAGATAAGGAAGAGTTTAGAGATGTTCGTCTCTACAATGCCGCCATTTCTGGTCTCTCAGCTTCTCAAAG GTATGATGATGCTTGGGAAGTGTATGAAGCTATGGATAAGATCAATGTGTATCCGGACAATGTTACATGTGCTATATTGATCACAACCTTGAGGAAAGCAGGACGAAGTGCGAAAGAAGTTTGGGAGATATTCGAGAAGATGAGTGAGAAAGGTGTGAAGTGGAGTCAGGATGTTTTCGGTGGCCTTGTGAAGTCGTTTTGTGATGAAGGGCttaaagaagaagctcttgTGATTCAAacagagatggagaagaaaggtATCCGTTCAAACACGATTGTGTATAATACGTTGATGGATGCTTACAACAAATCCAACCACATAGAAGAAGTGGAAGGTCTTTTTACTGAAATGAGAGATAAAGGCTTGAAGCCTTCGGCTGCAACTTATAACATTCTTATGGATGCTTATGCTAGAAGGATGCAGCCTGATATCGTTGAGACACTTCTGCGGGAGATGGAGGATTTAGGTTTAGAGCCAAATGTGAAATCGTACACGTGTTTGATTAGTGCGTATGggaggacgaagaagatgagtgaTATGGCTGCTGATGCTTTCCTGCGGATGAAGAAAGTAGGTTTGAAACCTTCTTCACATTCTTACACAGCTCTTATTCATGCTTACTCGGTTAGCGGGTGGCACGAAAAAGCTTATGCTTCCTTTGAAGAGATGTGTAAGGAGGGGATTAAACCGTCGGTTGAAACATACACATCAGTTCTTGATGCATTCAGACGATCAGGCGACACTGGAAAGCTGATGGAAATTTGGAAACTAATGCTgagagaaaaaatcaaaggGACACGGATAACATATAACACTCTTCTCGATGGGTTTGCCAAGCAAGGACTCTACATTGAAGCAAGGGATGTTGTATCTGAGTTTAGTAAAATGGGTTTGCAGCCGAGTGTCATGACTTACAATATGCTGATGAATGCATACGCACGGGGAGGACAAGATGCAAAACTGCCGCAACTGTTGAAGGAAATGGCTGCTCTTAACTTAAAACCTGATTCCATCACATATTCAACAATGATCTACGCGTTTGTTCGTGTTCGAGACTTCAAAAGGGCATTCTTTTACCACAAGATGATGGTTAAAAGCGGGCAAGTACCAGACCCAAGGTCCTATGAGAAACTTAGGGCGATTCTGGAAGACAAGGCAAAGACAAAGAACAGAAAGGATAAGACTGCCATACTTGGTATAATTAATAGCAAATTCGGTCGGGTTAAAGCTAAGACGAAGGGGAAGAAAGATGAGTTTTGGAAGTACAAGACGAATCGAACTACTTCTCCTGGTCGTCACCGATCTTGA
- a CDS encoding wall-associated receptor kinase galacturonan-binding protein (unknown protein; FUNCTIONS IN: molecular_function unknown; INVOLVED IN: biological_process unknown; LOCATED IN: endomembrane system; BEST Arabidopsis thaliana protein match is: unknown protein (TAIR:AT3G17350.1); Has 300 Blast hits to 300 proteins in 14 species: Archae - 0; Bacteria - 0; Metazoa - 0; Fungi - 0; Plants - 300; Viruses - 0; Other Eukaryotes - 0 (source: NCBI BLink).) produces MKILILILSFVTLFEICVVDACRSYCGNITVDYPFGIRNGCGHPGYRDLLFCMNDVLMFHISSGSYRVLDIDYAYQSITLHDPHMSNCETIVLGGKGNGFEAEDWRTPYFNPTSDNVFMLIGCSPKSPIFQGFPEKKVPCRNISGMSCEEYMSCPAWDMVGYRQPGIHSGSGPPMCCGVGFESVKAINLSKLECEGYSSAYNLAPLKLRGPSDWAYGIRVKYELQGSDAFCRACVATSGTCGYEPADGGGLRHVCMCDNHNSTTNCDSVISPTGASSSVRPKAIGSLIIYFIAMNIGFQRRQR; encoded by the exons atgaaaatcttgATCTTGATTCTATCCTTTGTGACACTCTTTGAGATTTGCGTTGTGGACGCATGTCGATCATACTGTGGAAACATAACCGTTGATTATCCGTTTGGGATCCGAAACGGATGTGGGCATCCAGGGTATAGAGATCTATTGTTTTGTATGAACGATGTGTTGATGTTTCACATAAGTTCAGGTTCTTATAGAGTTTTGGACATCGATTACGCATATCAGTCCATAACACTGCATGATCCTCACATGTCGAACTGCGAAACCATCGTGCTCGGTGGCAAAGGCAATGGCTTTGAAGCTGAGGATTGGAGAACTCCATATTTCAATCCTACCTCAGATAATGTCTTTATGTTGATCGGATGTTCTCCTAAATCTCCTATATTTCAAG GCTTCCCGGAAAAGAAAGTGCCGTGCCGCAACATCTCTGGAATGAGCTGCGAAGAATACATGTCATGTCCAGCTTGGGACATGGTCGGATACAGACAACCGGGTATACATTCCGGGTCAGGTCCACCCATGTGTTGTGGGGTCGGGTTCGAATCCGTAAAAGCGATTAATCTAAGTAAGTTGGAGTGTGAAGGATACAGTAGTGCGTATAATCTAGCACCCTTGAAACTTAGAGGACCCTCTGATTGGGCTTATGGGATACGTGTTAAGTATGAACTCCAAGGAAGTGATGCGTTTTGTCGTGCGTGTGTTGCAACTTCTGGGACTTGTGGCTATGAACCTGCTGATGGTGGAGGGCTTAGACATGTTTGCATGTGTGACAACCATAATTCCACTACAAACTGTGATTCAG TTATATCACCAACCGGTGCATCATCAAGTGTTCGACCAAAAGCTATCGGAT caCTGATCATCTACTTCATAGCTATGAACATAGGCTTTCAGAGAAGACAGCGATGA